From the Candidatus Peribacteria bacterium genome, one window contains:
- the rplD gene encoding 50S ribosomal protein L4 produces MTIDVFSATGSKVKTLELPASLFGGDVNWGLMHQAVTMQQANRRQSPAHVKTQSEVQGSTRKIRAQKHTGGARHGAIRNPLMRGGGKLFGPRNIMNRDQDMPKKMRHAALRSCLAAQAEKGAIVAIESFPDTIKTKTLTDLLKKMPVEYGRKILIVSPAEHKALQLSARNIAAVETVRASYLNAEEVLQARHIVFLVDAIDEADKVFGKKETVANTTKKEIVEKKPRAVTGKVIGKKAAARKAAAEKSSTKKS; encoded by the coding sequence ATGACTATTGATGTTTTCTCCGCTACCGGCTCCAAAGTGAAGACTCTGGAATTGCCCGCATCCCTCTTCGGAGGCGACGTCAACTGGGGTCTCATGCACCAGGCTGTCACTATGCAGCAGGCAAACCGCCGCCAGTCTCCCGCTCACGTCAAAACACAGAGCGAAGTGCAGGGTTCCACACGCAAGATCCGCGCCCAGAAGCACACAGGAGGCGCCCGCCACGGTGCTATCCGTAACCCGCTTATGCGCGGAGGAGGAAAGCTCTTCGGTCCGAGAAACATCATGAACCGTGACCAGGATATGCCGAAGAAAATGCGTCACGCTGCACTGCGCAGCTGTCTCGCCGCTCAGGCAGAAAAGGGTGCAATCGTTGCAATCGAAAGCTTCCCGGACACTATCAAGACGAAGACATTGACCGATCTGCTCAAGAAGATGCCCGTTGAATACGGACGCAAGATCCTCATTGTAAGCCCGGCTGAGCACAAGGCTCTCCAGCTCTCCGCCCGCAACATTGCTGCCGTTGAAACCGTCCGCGCGTCCTATCTGAACGCTGAGGAGGTGCTCCAGGCACGTCACATTGTCTTCCTGGTGGATGCAATCGACGAAGCAGACAAGGTCTTTGGAAAGAAAGAGACTGTTGCAAACACAACCAAGAAGGAGATTGTTGAAAAGAAGCCGCGTGCTGTGACAGGTAAAGTCATCGGTAAGAAAGCAGCAGCCCGCAAGGCCGCCGCTGAAAAATCCTCTACCAAGAAATCCTAA
- the rpsC gene encoding 30S ribosomal protein S3 codes for MGQKVNPNGFRIGITHTWSSIWFARGKKYRDLFLQDQLIKRHIMTKMKDAGISEIGIERGKRVSVSIQSSKPGILIGKQGAAIEDLKKDLEKRFGGNFEVVIQEIRSPDTDSVTIAENIQAQIQRRMPYRRAAKMAIEKAMQSGALGVKVLVSGRLNGAEIARNEMFKEGNIPLQTLRADIHFSRRHAITKFGTIGIKVWVYKGMVFKNIQQAQSSALPANQ; via the coding sequence ATGGGTCAAAAAGTTAACCCCAACGGCTTCCGAATCGGTATCACCCACACGTGGTCCTCGATCTGGTTCGCGAGAGGCAAGAAGTACCGCGATCTGTTCCTTCAGGATCAGCTCATCAAGCGGCACATCATGACCAAGATGAAGGATGCAGGAATCAGCGAGATCGGCATCGAACGCGGAAAGCGCGTGTCTGTGTCTATCCAGTCCAGCAAGCCCGGTATCCTCATCGGCAAACAGGGTGCTGCAATCGAAGACCTCAAGAAGGATCTCGAGAAGCGTTTCGGAGGAAACTTCGAAGTCGTGATCCAGGAAATCCGTTCCCCGGACACAGACAGCGTCACGATTGCAGAAAACATCCAGGCACAGATTCAGCGCCGTATGCCCTATCGCCGCGCAGCCAAGATGGCCATTGAAAAGGCAATGCAGTCCGGTGCCCTGGGAGTCAAAGTTCTCGTCTCCGGCCGCCTCAATGGTGCAGAAATCGCCCGCAATGAAATGTTCAAAGAAGGCAACATCCCCTTGCAGACCCTCCGTGCAGATATTCACTTCTCACGCCGCCACGCCATTACAAAGTTCGGCACAATCGGTATCAAAGTCTGGGTCTATAAAGGAATGGTGTTCAAGAATATCCAGCAAGCTCAGTCATCCGCACTTCCTGCCAACCAGTAA
- a CDS encoding 50S ribosomal protein L23, with amino-acid sequence MDISRIILGPIVTEKAERMKTSRNYTLKVWNNATKIDVKAALKKFYNVDVASIRVMRTTTKSRALGAGRVMVKRSPSKRMMVTLTEKSPALDFSKFKAS; translated from the coding sequence ATGGATATCTCCCGCATCATCCTCGGCCCGATTGTTACAGAGAAAGCGGAACGCATGAAAACGTCCCGTAACTACACGCTGAAAGTCTGGAACAACGCAACGAAGATCGACGTGAAGGCCGCTCTCAAGAAGTTCTACAACGTTGATGTCGCGTCTATCCGTGTTATGCGCACCACCACCAAGTCCCGTGCTCTCGGAGCCGGACGCGTGATGGTCAAGCGCAGCCCGTCCAAGCGTATGATGGTGACTCTCACCGAAAAAAGCCCTGCTCTCGATTTCTCCAAATTTAAAGCCTCCTAA
- the rplV gene encoding 50S ribosomal protein L22, whose amino-acid sequence MKAYLRSARIAPKKANIIAMMVRGMRVDAALSALSKTNKKGARMVEELVKSAVANAQHNDKQKAGNLMIKTIIVNQGTAYRRGVPMARGRMRMMNKFMSHITLALGIADGVHAEAQAKKEVKAAAKKPATTKKPASQATKTPVKETNTSSTQPVTATSEVQAEPVVSDGSSPS is encoded by the coding sequence ATGAAAGCCTATCTCCGTTCCGCCCGCATCGCTCCGAAGAAAGCAAACATCATTGCCATGATGGTGCGCGGCATGCGCGTGGATGCAGCTCTCTCGGCTCTGTCCAAGACGAATAAGAAAGGCGCCCGCATGGTGGAGGAGCTGGTGAAGTCTGCTGTTGCAAACGCTCAGCACAACGACAAGCAGAAGGCAGGAAACCTCATGATCAAGACCATCATTGTGAACCAGGGAACAGCCTACCGCCGCGGTGTGCCGATGGCTCGCGGACGTATGCGCATGATGAACAAGTTTATGAGCCACATCACTCTCGCACTCGGTATTGCAGATGGTGTCCATGCAGAGGCTCAGGCAAAGAAAGAAGTGAAGGCTGCCGCTAAAAAGCCCGCAACTACGAAGAAACCCGCTTCACAAGCAACGAAAACTCCTGTAAAAGAGACCAACACATCTTCCACTCAGCCCGTAACCGCGACAAGCGAAGTGCAGGCCGAGCCGGTTGTTTCTGATGGTTCATCCCCGTCGTAA
- a CDS encoding class I SAM-dependent methyltransferase, translating to MSAVLHHDACPLCDGSMLIPAFECRDDLVSHETFTIVRCSECGFLVTQDAPAEEEIGRYYTSSDYMPHDIKHAGFMRAINTIRRLLRLPKKRRLIQRVTGRKTGRLLDIGCGNGEFALMMKNAGWEVSATESNDAMRQHCTALGIDCRSITAIHDIPSATFDVITLWHVLEHVHDLHGTMAHIRRLIAEDGRIIIAVPNIGGPLMRFYGIHDVPRHLWHFRPETLTHLAEKHGFEVGSIRPLFLDALYMGLYYERLLQGIALRGILIGIIDVLYGLIRPRHAASLVYVLRPVASTE from the coding sequence ATGAGTGCCGTGCTTCATCATGATGCGTGTCCGCTCTGCGATGGATCAATGCTGATTCCCGCATTCGAATGCCGCGATGATCTGGTCTCACACGAAACATTCACGATTGTCCGCTGCAGTGAGTGCGGCTTTCTTGTGACGCAGGATGCACCGGCGGAAGAGGAGATCGGTCGCTATTACACAAGCAGTGACTACATGCCACACGATATAAAACATGCAGGATTCATGAGAGCCATCAACACTATCCGCCGTCTCCTGCGTCTTCCCAAAAAACGCCGCCTGATTCAGCGTGTCACAGGCAGAAAAACCGGCCGCCTGCTCGATATCGGATGCGGCAACGGCGAGTTTGCACTGATGATGAAAAATGCCGGATGGGAAGTAAGCGCCACTGAAAGCAATGATGCAATGCGACAACATTGCACCGCTCTCGGCATCGACTGCAGATCCATCACCGCCATACACGACATTCCATCTGCAACATTCGATGTCATCACGCTCTGGCATGTGCTGGAACATGTGCACGATCTGCACGGCACTATGGCTCATATCCGCAGATTGATCGCAGAAGACGGCCGCATCATTATTGCAGTGCCCAACATCGGCGGGCCGCTCATGCGGTTTTATGGCATCCACGATGTCCCGCGTCACCTGTGGCATTTCCGTCCGGAAACACTCACACACCTGGCAGAAAAACACGGATTTGAAGTGGGGTCTATCCGGCCACTCTTTCTGGATGCGCTCTATATGGGTCTCTACTACGAACGTCTGTTACAAGGTATCGCTTTGCGCGGCATCCTGATCGGCATTATTGATGTGCTCTACGGCCTCATCCGCCCGCGCCATGCAGCATCACTCGTCTACGTGCTGCGCCCGGTCGCTTCTACCGAGTGA
- the rplC gene encoding 50S ribosomal protein L3: MIGLIAKKIGMSRAFLATGEAVAVTYLEIQPNTVVRTKTKDKDGYDAVVLGIGAKQWKSRKGAEHTRYSVQKEFQVESLDGMEAGKLLNVDILPTESMVSVEGISKGKGFAGVMKRHGFHGGPKSHGSHFKREPGSIGMRTWPGRIFKGKRMAGHMGLEKMTIKHRPVIINDASKNLIAIKGPVPGPNGTHVFLTLEQSK, encoded by the coding sequence ATGATTGGTCTCATCGCCAAAAAGATCGGTATGTCACGCGCTTTCCTCGCCACAGGTGAGGCAGTGGCTGTCACATATCTTGAAATTCAGCCGAACACCGTTGTTCGCACAAAAACCAAGGATAAAGACGGTTACGATGCCGTTGTCCTCGGAATCGGTGCAAAGCAGTGGAAGAGCCGCAAGGGTGCTGAACACACCCGCTATTCCGTACAGAAAGAGTTCCAGGTGGAATCTCTGGATGGTATGGAAGCCGGCAAATTGCTGAATGTTGACATTTTGCCGACAGAAAGCATGGTCAGCGTCGAAGGAATCAGCAAAGGAAAAGGATTCGCCGGTGTTATGAAGCGCCACGGGTTCCACGGAGGACCGAAGTCCCATGGTTCCCACTTCAAGCGCGAACCGGGTTCCATCGGTATGCGTACCTGGCCTGGACGTATCTTTAAAGGAAAGCGAATGGCCGGACACATGGGTCTCGAAAAGATGACCATCAAGCACCGTCCGGTGATTATCAATGATGCATCCAAGAATCTGATTGCCATCAAGGGTCCTGTTCCGGGTCCGAATGGCACGCACGTGTTCCTTACTCTCGAACAATCCAAGTAA
- a CDS encoding SGNH/GDSL hydrolase family protein, with protein MTYLSPLLRRLHWWSVTAAYLPGVTFGHPLMRLYCILRRLRGKAITFSIGDSHADFTFRTLPSIIRLPLGPVTMHRIGRDGLTPFALFSTQSFLWPQRLLRTGDTICLSFGEIDCRCHIKKQIETGRTEEEVITTLASSYIESILRAQMDGVTIVIMSVTPPARAHYLEDFRVFRPQGTDEERSRYTYRLNQQLQSLAALHGLPYIDTYSRYKDTDGMLIYPLSDGKTHIKDPRGMRQCLRQTFGDA; from the coding sequence ATGACGTATCTCTCCCCTCTCCTGCGGCGTCTGCACTGGTGGTCTGTCACGGCTGCCTATCTGCCCGGCGTCACATTCGGTCATCCACTGATGCGGTTATACTGCATCCTGCGTCGGCTGCGTGGAAAGGCGATTACTTTTTCCATTGGAGACAGTCATGCGGATTTTACGTTCCGCACACTGCCGTCCATCATCCGTCTGCCTTTGGGACCGGTCACCATGCATCGGATCGGACGGGATGGACTCACGCCGTTTGCGCTTTTTTCGACACAGTCTTTCCTGTGGCCGCAAAGACTGCTGCGAACAGGTGATACGATCTGCCTGTCATTCGGGGAAATCGATTGCCGTTGTCACATCAAAAAGCAGATAGAAACAGGACGAACAGAAGAAGAGGTGATCACTACGCTTGCGAGCTCCTATATAGAGTCGATCCTCAGAGCGCAAATGGATGGAGTGACAATAGTGATTATGAGTGTGACACCACCTGCACGGGCACACTATCTGGAGGATTTCAGAGTGTTCCGGCCACAGGGCACAGATGAAGAGCGGTCGCGCTACACGTACAGACTCAATCAACAGCTGCAATCACTGGCAGCTCTGCACGGCCTTCCCTATATCGATACTTACAGCCGGTATAAAGACACGGACGGCATGCTGATCTATCCCCTCTCTGATGGCAAAACGCACATCAAGGACCCACGGGGTATGCGGCAATGTCTGCGTCAGACCTTCGGGGATGCGTGA
- the rplB gene encoding 50S ribosomal protein L2 has protein sequence MPLKKLKPTTSARRAYTVADFSELTKVRPEKGLTKGKKRISGRDNRGRIAIRRRGGGHKKLLRDIDFRQIDKAGVPGTVASLEYDPNRTAYIALVSYADGEKRYVIAPQTMKVGDSIVSGERTKVKVGNRMQLQYIPVGYKVHNVEMRPGQGGQIVRSAGTSATLVGFDGNFALIELPSSEMRKVQKECSATIGIVSNPEHSLISWGKAGRMRWRGIRPHVLGKAMNAVDHPHGGGEGHNSIGLKAPKTKWGKKALGVKTRKRKLKSSDLIVRRRVKKNKKK, from the coding sequence ATGCCGCTCAAGAAGCTTAAACCAACGACCTCTGCACGACGCGCGTACACCGTCGCGGACTTCTCTGAGCTGACAAAAGTTCGTCCGGAGAAGGGTCTCACCAAAGGCAAGAAGCGCATCTCCGGCCGCGACAACCGCGGACGCATCGCTATCCGCCGCCGCGGTGGAGGCCACAAGAAACTGCTCCGCGATATCGACTTCCGCCAGATTGATAAGGCAGGAGTCCCGGGAACAGTCGCGTCCCTCGAATATGATCCAAACCGCACTGCGTATATCGCTCTCGTGAGCTATGCAGATGGTGAGAAGCGCTACGTTATTGCACCGCAGACCATGAAAGTCGGTGACAGTATCGTCTCCGGTGAGCGCACCAAGGTGAAAGTCGGTAACCGCATGCAACTCCAGTACATTCCGGTCGGATATAAGGTCCACAACGTGGAAATGCGTCCGGGACAGGGAGGTCAGATTGTCCGCTCTGCAGGAACATCCGCAACACTCGTCGGCTTCGACGGCAACTTTGCCCTCATCGAACTGCCATCCAGCGAAATGCGCAAAGTGCAGAAGGAGTGCAGTGCAACCATCGGTATCGTCTCCAACCCTGAACACAGCCTTATCAGCTGGGGAAAGGCAGGACGTATGCGCTGGCGCGGTATTCGCCCGCATGTGCTTGGTAAGGCGATGAACGCCGTTGATCACCCGCACGGAGGAGGAGAAGGTCACAACTCCATCGGTCTCAAGGCCCCGAAGACAAAGTGGGGAAAGAAGGCCCTTGGTGTCAAAACCCGCAAGCGCAAGCTCAAGAGCAGCGACCTTATCGTTCGCCGCCGCGTGAAGAAGAACAAGAAGAAATAA
- the rplP gene encoding 50S ribosomal protein L16 has translation MLEPKKLKYRKPHRNRGAVGGKATRGATLAFGSIGLKVVESGEITARQIEAARKAMTHSVQRGGKIWIRIFPHTAVTKKAAEVPMGAGKGSLEYFAITLKRGVMVFEMDGLPEAKAREALRLASHKLPLKTKIVSKIAPVVTDDESTSSLAA, from the coding sequence ATGTTAGAACCTAAAAAGCTCAAGTATCGGAAGCCCCACAGAAACCGCGGCGCGGTTGGAGGCAAGGCTACGCGTGGAGCAACTCTCGCGTTCGGTTCTATTGGACTGAAGGTGGTGGAGAGCGGAGAAATTACAGCCCGCCAGATCGAAGCCGCACGTAAGGCAATGACTCACTCTGTCCAGCGCGGCGGAAAAATCTGGATCCGTATCTTCCCGCACACTGCCGTCACAAAGAAAGCAGCAGAAGTGCCGATGGGAGCAGGAAAAGGATCACTCGAATACTTTGCAATCACTCTCAAGCGCGGCGTCATGGTGTTTGAAATGGACGGTCTGCCGGAAGCAAAAGCCCGCGAAGCTCTCCGCTTGGCCAGCCACAAGCTCCCGCTGAAGACAAAGATCGTCAGCAAGATTGCTCCTGTTGTCACAGATGATGAGTCCACTTCTTCCCTCGCCGCTTAA
- a CDS encoding glycosyltransferase family 4 protein, producing the protein MRILVVNHRDSTHPQAGGLEQIVHQTGKYWVQWGHEVDVLCAGFAGSVREEKIDGMRFIRGPSEYFFHWWAPFKVRRMDPKRYDVILEYISKVPCLTPFAAGTTPVAVMIPHLFGRTIFEELSVPASLAWIAYEKMIPSVYRRSHFWVNSQSTARDLAVRSIPPEKISVIYAGLPPELFVPDPQTTKTPYPSLIYIGRLKRYKHIDHILDALTHLLIRFPDLRLRIVGRGDAETQLRTLAVTLGISHAVDVCGYVDEAGKKKLLQESWVAVQTSSNEGWGLAVTEAGACSVPTVASDSPGLRESVRDGETGYVVPHGDTHALAAKIEDLLLHSDRRAAMGSAARIFASQFSWEMTARNALAFLQTVSVEQSHASPKV; encoded by the coding sequence ATGCGCATTCTGGTCGTGAACCATCGGGACAGTACGCATCCGCAGGCGGGGGGACTGGAGCAAATTGTGCACCAGACCGGAAAATACTGGGTGCAGTGGGGACATGAGGTGGATGTGCTCTGTGCAGGATTTGCAGGAAGTGTCCGTGAGGAAAAAATTGATGGCATGCGCTTCATCCGCGGGCCGTCCGAATATTTCTTTCACTGGTGGGCGCCGTTCAAAGTCCGCCGGATGGATCCAAAGCGGTACGATGTGATCCTTGAATACATCAGCAAAGTGCCGTGTCTGACCCCTTTTGCTGCGGGGACAACGCCTGTTGCGGTCATGATTCCGCATCTCTTCGGCCGGACAATCTTCGAAGAATTATCAGTGCCCGCCAGCCTCGCGTGGATTGCGTACGAAAAAATGATCCCGTCCGTCTACCGCCGGTCACACTTCTGGGTGAACTCGCAGAGCACTGCGCGCGATCTCGCTGTACGCAGCATCCCACCGGAAAAAATCAGCGTGATCTATGCCGGTCTGCCGCCGGAATTATTCGTCCCAGATCCTCAGACAACAAAAACGCCGTATCCGAGCCTCATCTATATCGGCCGTCTCAAGCGCTACAAGCACATTGATCATATTCTCGATGCACTGACCCATCTTCTGATCCGTTTCCCGGATCTGCGACTCCGGATTGTGGGAAGGGGGGATGCGGAGACACAGTTGCGTACGCTTGCGGTGACACTCGGTATCAGTCATGCCGTGGATGTGTGTGGCTATGTGGATGAAGCCGGAAAGAAAAAGCTGCTCCAGGAATCGTGGGTGGCGGTGCAGACATCGTCCAATGAAGGATGGGGACTTGCCGTCACCGAAGCCGGTGCCTGCAGTGTGCCGACGGTCGCGAGTGATTCCCCGGGACTCCGGGAATCCGTCCGCGACGGGGAGACCGGCTATGTTGTTCCGCATGGCGATACACACGCACTTGCTGCAAAAATTGAAGATCTCCTTCTTCATTCCGACCGCCGCGCTGCTATGGGCAGTGCCGCCCGGATATTTGCGTCGCAGTTTTCATGGGAGATGACCGCACGCAATGCCCTGGCATTCTTGCAGACAGTGAGCGTAGAGCAGTCTCACGCATCCCCGAAGGTCTGA
- a CDS encoding S-layer homology domain-containing protein: MVAFRSITGSILAAALLLSASPASAITYISTRSNTENAVSYVQREGFMNGYDNGSFGERNVVNRAEMAKVVTLIDNGNINRYSMRLPFYDTSNTAWYTPYVIYVYGNGFMSGYPDNSFRPDHSITFAEAAKVLALAYNLDARTTSGEWYQESVRALADRNAIPTSIDYVEQTLTRGELAEIVYRLDSNNRSRSSRSYEDLVGSSRYDSYNRYNRYRTTTCNGDDVQISIESDSRGVGPGDTLRYTIEVENCNDDDQLIDVTANIDSQTSYLSSSPESNSRYTDRLEWRNLRIRRGDTYTITLSVSVRSFAGVDDRIDLSVRAEDEDGDATGFSKAIYLSEDQNCWRDARGVYRCDDDDDCYYSNGRYHCDDYDNDDDCYYDANNRYRCDDDYYDDYNDDDDCYYSNGRYHCDDYDNDDNDDCYYDANNHYRCDDDYYDDYNDDDNDCYYDSNGRYRCDDDYYDDYNDDCYYDSRNNYICY, encoded by the coding sequence ATGGTCGCCTTCCGCTCCATAACCGGCTCGATTCTGGCTGCAGCACTTTTACTCAGTGCGTCACCTGCTTCTGCCATTACCTATATTTCCACCCGTAGCAATACGGAGAATGCTGTGTCCTACGTCCAGCGCGAAGGATTCATGAACGGCTACGACAATGGATCGTTCGGTGAGAGAAACGTCGTCAACCGCGCCGAAATGGCGAAGGTGGTCACACTGATCGATAACGGCAATATCAACCGCTATAGCATGCGCTTGCCGTTCTACGATACCTCCAATACCGCCTGGTATACGCCTTATGTCATCTACGTGTATGGCAACGGATTCATGAGCGGATACCCGGATAACAGCTTCCGTCCGGATCATTCCATTACTTTTGCAGAAGCCGCAAAAGTGCTCGCACTTGCCTATAACCTCGATGCACGCACCACCTCTGGTGAATGGTACCAGGAATCCGTCCGCGCTCTTGCGGACCGCAACGCAATCCCGACCAGCATTGATTACGTGGAACAGACCCTCACACGCGGCGAACTTGCGGAGATTGTCTACCGTTTGGACAGCAACAACCGCAGCCGTTCCTCCCGCTCATACGAAGATCTTGTCGGTTCCAGCCGGTACGATTCCTATAATCGCTACAACCGCTATAGAACAACAACCTGCAACGGAGATGATGTGCAGATTTCCATCGAGAGCGATTCCCGCGGCGTCGGCCCGGGCGATACGCTCCGCTACACCATTGAAGTTGAAAACTGTAACGACGATGACCAGCTGATCGACGTCACCGCAAATATCGACAGCCAGACGTCCTACCTGTCTTCCTCCCCGGAATCCAATTCCCGCTACACAGACCGTCTCGAATGGCGCAATCTCCGCATCCGCAGAGGAGACACTTACACGATCACCCTGAGTGTTAGTGTCCGTTCGTTTGCAGGCGTGGATGACCGTATTGATCTGAGTGTCCGTGCAGAAGATGAAGACGGCGACGCGACAGGCTTCTCCAAGGCCATCTACCTGTCCGAGGACCAGAACTGCTGGCGCGATGCCCGTGGCGTCTACCGCTGCGACGATGATGATGACTGTTACTACTCCAATGGTCGCTACCACTGTGATGATTATGACAATGATGACGATTGCTACTACGACGCAAACAATCGTTACCGCTGCGATGACGATTATTACGATGATTACAACGATGATGATGATTGTTACTACTCCAATGGTCGCTACCACTGTGATGATTATGACAATGATGACAACGACGATTGCTACTACGATGCAAACAATCATTACCGCTGTGATGACGATTACTATGACGACTACAACGATGACGATAACGACTGTTACTACGATTCCAATGGTCGCTACCGCTGTGATGACGATTACTACGATGACTACAATGATGATTGTTACTACGACTCCCGCAACAACTACATCTGTTACTAA
- a CDS encoding SDR family NAD(P)-dependent oxidoreductase, whose protein sequence is MSSLHSVLITGTSSGIGHETALLFAERGWEVIACTRDGSGHPDHPRIKGMTMDIDDPVSIDVCFATLQQDDQIPSVLVNNAGWGVRLPFEKMKDADIEGILRTNVLGTMRVTKAWIALRTNTDPGVLMTISSFAGRAGLAYHSVYAASKWAVEGWMESLCYELSPKGIRVKLIEPYNKIDTAFFAKAAKIEKTYEHSADYDAYKKMTDASGWWLQARDVAEVIFRAATDGRSKIRYPVSRGFSLRAFALLHAVWPSLAIRLLRRRYRSLGRSDRAQHVDE, encoded by the coding sequence ATGTCTTCGTTACACTCCGTCCTGATTACCGGCACCTCATCGGGGATTGGACATGAGACGGCTCTGCTTTTTGCGGAGCGCGGCTGGGAGGTGATTGCCTGCACCAGAGATGGAAGTGGTCACCCGGATCATCCGCGTATAAAAGGAATGACGATGGATATTGATGACCCTGTATCGATTGATGTGTGTTTTGCCACACTCCAGCAAGACGACCAGATTCCGTCGGTGCTTGTGAATAATGCGGGATGGGGCGTGCGGTTGCCGTTTGAAAAGATGAAAGATGCGGATATAGAGGGGATTCTGCGGACCAATGTGCTTGGGACCATGCGCGTGACGAAAGCGTGGATAGCTCTGCGCACCAATACCGATCCGGGTGTTTTGATGACGATCAGTTCGTTTGCGGGGAGGGCGGGACTTGCGTATCACAGTGTCTATGCTGCAAGTAAATGGGCTGTGGAAGGATGGATGGAGTCGCTCTGCTATGAACTTTCTCCCAAAGGAATCCGTGTAAAACTGATTGAGCCGTACAATAAAATCGACACCGCATTTTTTGCGAAAGCAGCAAAGATCGAAAAAACATACGAGCATTCAGCGGATTACGATGCATATAAAAAGATGACGGATGCGTCAGGGTGGTGGCTGCAGGCGCGCGATGTGGCAGAGGTCATTTTCCGTGCCGCAACAGATGGCCGTTCAAAAATCCGTTATCCGGTCTCACGCGGATTCTCTCTGCGCGCCTTTGCACTGCTCCATGCAGTCTGGCCGTCTCTTGCTATCAGGCTCTTACGCAGGCGCTACCGTTCACTCGGTAGAAGCGACCGGGCGCAGCACGTAGACGAGTGA
- a CDS encoding DsbA family protein: MRTALLSLLTLTFAFQPVLASAYTIKNAERPSRRTLVKTQREQHAKNTTRTVPAPEKTVTTPSSYNKVGDYMPALPATGYSLGDEKAPITVVEFVDYACPFCATFATKTLSTIQSRYIKSGKVRFVFRNFPLTYHPAATAAAQAVECSRDQSESYALELQKKFFAESSDDDGLTQDDVYAAFESLKGIDTEKMYYCIDTEAKVPLIEQDMQDASDGGIGGVPSFWVLGPKGKTVLMQGALDFASFKKVFDTIGK, translated from the coding sequence ATGCGCACCGCTCTTCTCTCCCTCCTGACTCTCACATTTGCATTTCAGCCTGTCCTTGCGTCTGCCTACACCATCAAAAATGCAGAACGCCCATCCCGCAGAACACTTGTGAAAACCCAGCGTGAGCAGCATGCAAAAAATACGACACGCACTGTGCCGGCTCCGGAAAAAACTGTCACAACACCCTCGTCCTACAACAAAGTAGGCGACTATATGCCTGCCCTGCCTGCAACGGGCTATTCTCTCGGCGACGAAAAGGCGCCCATCACGGTTGTGGAATTTGTGGATTACGCCTGTCCGTTCTGTGCAACCTTTGCCACAAAAACACTTTCGACCATCCAGTCCCGCTACATCAAATCCGGCAAAGTGCGTTTTGTTTTCCGCAATTTCCCGCTTACGTATCATCCTGCTGCAACCGCAGCAGCCCAGGCCGTTGAGTGCAGCCGCGACCAGTCCGAATCGTACGCTCTCGAACTCCAGAAAAAATTCTTCGCAGAATCGTCAGACGATGACGGTCTCACGCAGGATGACGTCTACGCTGCGTTTGAATCTCTGAAGGGAATCGATACGGAAAAGATGTATTACTGTATTGATACCGAAGCCAAAGTCCCGCTCATCGAACAGGATATGCAGGATGCATCTGATGGCGGCATCGGCGGTGTTCCATCCTTCTGGGTCCTTGGCCCCAAGGGAAAAACCGTCCTCATGCAGGGCGCGCTTGATTTTGCTTCTTTCAAGAAAGTCTTCGATACGATTGGAAAGTAA
- the rpsS gene encoding 30S ribosomal protein S19 gives MSRSLSKGPYIDERLLGKVMAQIAKGEKKIIKTWARGCDIPPEFVGFTFAVHNGKEFLPVYVTEQMVGHKLGEFSWTTKFKGHGGKMAAAPAPGKSPAKK, from the coding sequence ATGTCCAGATCTCTCAGCAAAGGCCCCTACATCGATGAGCGCCTGCTCGGTAAAGTGATGGCTCAGATCGCCAAAGGCGAGAAGAAGATCATCAAGACCTGGGCTCGCGGTTGCGACATCCCGCCTGAGTTCGTCGGATTCACCTTCGCTGTCCATAACGGCAAGGAATTCCTCCCCGTCTACGTCACAGAACAGATGGTTGGTCACAAGCTCGGAGAGTTCTCCTGGACCACAAAGTTCAAGGGTCACGGAGGAAAGATGGCCGCCGCTCCTGCTCCAGGCAAGTCACCCGCTAAGAAATAA